From the Moritella sp. Urea-trap-13 genome, the window CGGGTTATGACCTTCATCATCACAATACAGTGGTGAAAAATCAGTGATCACTGTGGGTGAAATAACCACACCACCGGCATGTTTACCGGCGTTACGTATAACACCTTCGAGAATACGTGCCATATCAACCAACGCACGTACTTCTTCATCGCCTTGGTACAGCTCATCCAAGCGCGGTTCAATTTCCCATGCTTTGGTTAAATTCATCCCCGGATCACCCGGAATAAGCTTAGAAATTCGATCAACAAAACCAAACGGATGACCAAGCACACGTCCTACATCGCGAATTACCGCTTTTGCCGCCATGGTACCAAAAGTAATGATCTGACTTACCGCATCACGCCCATACAATTCAGCAACGTGATCGATTACTTCATCACGACGGTCCATACAGAAATCGACATCGAAATCGGGCATGGAGACACGCTCTGGATTCAAGAAACGCTCGAACAGTAATTCATATTCTATTGGATCAAGATCCGTAATTTTAAGCGCGTAAGCCACTAATGAACCAGCGCCGGACCCACGACCAGGGCCAACCGGAATATTGTTATCCTTACTCCACTGAATGAACTCCATTACGATCAAGAAGTAACCCGGGAATCCCATGTTGTTAATTACTTTAAGCTCGATATCTAAACGTTCTTCATAACCCGGGCGCTGACGTTCACGCTCAGCAGGATCTGGAAACAGGAAATCTAAACGTTCAACCAAACCATCTTCAGATACTTTAACTAAAAAGTCTTCGGTAGAAAGCTCACCCGTTGGGAAGTTAGGTAAAAAGTATTCACCTAAGCGCACCGTGGCATTACAACGTTTAGCAATTTCAACAGAGTTCGCCAATGCTTCGGGAATATCAGCAAATAACGCACACATTTCATCTTCGCTGCGTAAGTATTGTTCTTTACTGTACAGCCTAGGACGACGTTTATCTTCTAACGTATAGCCATCATGGATCGATACTCGGACCTCATGGGCGTCAAATTCGTCTTCATTCAAGAACACCACGTCATTGGTCGCAACGACAGGCAATTGATGCTGACTGGCAAACTCAACGGCCATGTGTAAATAAGCTTCTTCGTCCTGACGTCCAGTTCGGATAAGTTCAAGATAATAACTATCAGAAAAATGGGTTTGGTAAAATTGTAAACACTGCTGTGCAAGGTCACTATTACCCTTTAATAAGGCTTTACCTATATCACCATTACGGCCACCTGATAATAAGATAACACCTTCGGCATGCTCTGCAAGCCAGGCTTTATCTATGATGGCACGACCATCAACATGACCGCGGCTATACGCTTTAGAGATCAACACCGTAATGTTGTTATAACCTTTATTATCTTTAGCCAGAGCTGTGATCTTAAATTGCTCTTCGGGGTACTCTTCACTTTGTACCCAAAAATCAGCGCCAAGAATAGGTTTAACACCAGCGCGTTCCATCGCACCATAAAACTTAACCAATGCACACATATTGGTTTGATCGGTTAACGCGATTGCAGGCATATTGAGTTCTTGTAAGCGGGGAGCAAGACGTTTAATACGTACTAAGCTGTCCACCATTGAGAATTCAGAGTGTAAATGCAGGTGAATAAAACGAGGTTCTGCCATAAATAAACTTTCTGCTAATTGAGAGTAGATAAAATAAACGAGAAACAATTACGATTAAGTGGCCACAGCCACCTCATCTTATTTCAATAAACCTAACGCGCGTTGCACAGGTTTAAAACTTTTACGGTATTCTTCTGTCGGTCCAAGCTCGGCTAACTTTTCCATATGCGCCTTGGTTGGATAACCTTTGTGTTGAGCAAAACCATATTCAGGAAAACGTTTATCCAGTTCTTCCATCTCGGCATCGCGTACTACTTTTGCTAAGATCGACGCAGCACTTATCTCGGCTACGCGTAAATCACCTTTAACAATCGCTTCGGCGGACATAGGTAATGCCGGACAGCGATTACCATCAATAAATACATGCTCAGGTTGTATTGGCAGTCCAGCAACAGCGCGTTGCATAGCCAGCATAGTCGCTTGTAAGATATTCAGCTCATCAATCTCTTCTGGGCTACAACGGCCAATACTCCAAGCTAATGCTTTCTCTTTAATTTCCGGAAACAATAGTTGGCGTTTTTTCTCACTTAATTTTTTTGAATCCGTTAAGCCTATAATAGGATTGTTTGGATCTAATATCACTGCGGCGGTGACCACATCACCGACTAATGGACCACGTCCAACTTCGTCAACACCAGCAACAAGTTTCCCTTCTGGGTAAATTATTTCATCATACATTTTTAGTTACCTGCTCTACTGCTGGGATATTATTGTCATTAATTAATTCAAGTACTGCATCTGCAGCTTGTTTGTCGGCATTACAACGAATTTGCTCATGTAATTCAGTAAAGTGCTTAATGAGAGCTGCATTATCTGTCGTTAACAGCTTAGCCATTTCTTCAGCCAAAATCTCTGGCTGGCAATCATCTTGTAACCGCTCTGCGACAATTTCTTTTTTCGCTAATAAGTTAGGTAATGATACAAATGGCGCTTTCATCAAGCGTAGCATGATCTTATAGGTTAGCGGTTTAACGCGATAACCTACCACCATAGCACGTTTCATCAACATGGTTTCCAGCGCAGCGGTACCAGATGCTAATAATACCGCATCAGCAACAGCCATGGCTTCACGCGCATGACCATCTAAAATGATCACATCAAGGTCAGGGGCAACTTCTTGCTTAATAGCGAGAAATTGTGCTTTACGTTCTTCATTGACCATAGGTATAACAAACTGTAAGTCACTAAAACGCTGTTTTAATAAAATAGCGGTCTCTAAAAAGCTTGCAGACAGTAATCCCACTTCACCAGCACGACTGCCAGGTAAAATAGCCACATAACGTTGTTTAGGATCGAGTTTAAGTTCGCTAATAGCAGCTTGTTTATCAGCGCCAGCTAAGGGAATAGAATCAGCCATGGTATGGCCAATAAAGCGACAAGGCACATCATATTCATCATAGAAAGCTTTTTCAAACGGTAGAAAAGCTAATACCATATCTACGGCTTTTTTAATTTTGAAAACACGCTTTTGACGCCACGCCCAAACTGAAGGGCTGACATAATGCACGGTTTTTATACCGTCCGCTTTCAGTTTTAGTTCAATGGGAATATTAAAATCAGGCGCATCAACACCAATAAAGATATCAGGTGGATTTTGTTTAAAATGGGCAAGGACTTCCCGCTTTACTTTAAACAATCTTGGTAATCGACCTAGCACTTCCACTAGTCCAAATACAGATAGCTCTTCCATCTCAAACAGTGTATTAAAACCAAGCGCTTGCATGCGTGGTCCAGCAATACCTTCGAAAATGGCATCAGGGTGACGGGATTTAATTTCTTTGATCAGTGCGGCAGCTAAAATATCGCCGGAGACTTCCCCGGCGATAATACCAATACGTAATGGTTTCGTTGTCATTGTAAGCTATCTATAAAGAATACGATTAACGAATAATACCACGTTCATTGGTTTTTAAAAATTCTGTAAACAAAGCAACGCTTGGTTGTTCATTTGCACTTTCTGCTAATGCCGCTAATGCTTCAGCGACGGTGTTACCTTGACGGAACACGATACGGTAAGCACGCTTAACGGCTTTAATTGCATCAGCATCAAATCCACGGCGCTTAAGGCCTTCAGAATTAATGCCAAACGGCTTAGCATGGTGACCCGATGCCATCACATAAGGCGGGATATCTTTAATGATAACCGAACCACCGGCAACGAAGGCATGAGAACCGACTTTACCAAACTGGTGAATCGCAGCATGGCCACCAAAAATAACGTAATCACCAATATGTACATGACCTGCTAAGGTCGCATTATTAGCAAAAATACAGTTATCACCGATAATAACATCGTGTGCAACGTGAGTATTTACCATGAATAAGCTATTGCTACCAATTTTGGTTAAACCTTGGTCTTGAACTGTACCACGGTGGATAGTAACGCCTTCACGGAAGACATTATTATCACCAATCTCAAGACGCGTGTTTTCACCCGCATACTTTAGATCTTGGCATTCTTCACCAATTGAGCCAAATTGGAAAAAGCGATTAGCTTTACCAATTTTACAAGGACCATTAATAACAACATGAGAAGCAATAACACAATCATCGCCAATCTCAACATTTTCACCAACGATAGTCCAAGGACCAATTTTTACATTATTACCAATTTTTGCGCCTTCATGCACAATAGCGGTTTCATGGATCACTAGTTAGCCTCTCGTTTCGCGCACATGATCTCAGCATCGCAAACTACTTTACCATCAACTTTTGCAATTGCAGTAAAGCGACCGATACCACGGCGTTCTTTAATTAATTCGATATGCAGGTGTAAAACATCACCAGGCACAACAGGTTTACGGAAACGCGCCTTATCAATTCCGGCGAAATAATAAAGCTCATTGTCTGCAGGACCACCATCAGATTTATACCCTAACAAACCCGATGCTTGTGCTAATGCTTCTAAAATCAATACCCCAGGAAAAATAGGGTTGGTTGGAAAATGGCCAGTAAATTGCGGCTCATTTACCGATACATTTTTAATGGCATGTATCGACTTACCCGGTACATAATCCAATACACGGTCTACAAGTAAAAATGGAAACCTGTGTGGTAAAAGGCTCATGATTTCTCGTATTTCAATGGTATTTTTTTGTTCGCTCAAAATTTTAATTCCTGTCGCAACGAAAGCTTTATAACGCTTAGGTTTAGCTTGATTTTTCTAGTTTCGATAAGCGTTTATGCATATCATCAATTTTCATTACACGAGCCGTTTGACGACGCCATTCACGATTAGCTTGTGCCGGAATACCAGATGAATACAAACCCGCTTTATCAATCGGTCGCATTACCATCGACATGCCGGTGATATTAACGTTATCGGTTATTTCCATATGACCATTGATAACACTACCACCACCAATCATGCATTGTTTACCTAATTTTAAGCTTCCTGCTAGCAGAGTACCGCCAGAGATAGCGGTGTTTTCACCTATTTCAACATTATGGCCGACTTGACACTGATTATCTAAAATCACGCCGTCGCTAATAATGGTATTATCTAACGCACCGCGATCAATCGTAGTGCACGCACCAATTTCAACGCGATCGCCGATGATTACTCGGCCGAGTTGTGGGATCTTGATCCAACGGCCACCATCATTGGCATAACCAAAACCGTCAGCGCCGATTACAGCGCCACTTTGGATCAGACAATCACTGCCAATTGCAATATTGTGGTAGATAGTAACATTTGCCCACAATTTAGTGCTCTGACCAATAATGGTATTTTTACCAACAAAACAACCAGCGCCGATAACAACATTATCTGCTAACGTCACACCCGTTTCGATAACAGCATTGGCACCGATGGCCACATTTTCACCCAGTACCACATCGTCTGCAATAACCGCACTTGACGCAATATCAGTAGCTGGTGCGGGTGTAGTATCAAGCAACTGTGCCACTAACGCAAAACCAACGTACGGGTTTTTCATCACAAGTGCATTGGTATTACACGCTGCAAGATCATCAGGTTTAACAATTACTGCAGAAGCTGCAACAGTAGCTAATTGAGCGCTGTATTTGCTATCGCTTAAAAAAGTGATACTACCCGGCTGTGCATTTTGCATCGAATTAATCGTACTGATCTCAATACTACCATCGCCGTGTAGCTCAGCTTGAATTGCCGTTGCTATTTGTTGTAACGTCATTGCCATGTTAAACCTTTCTATCTATAAAAATTCTTATGCTATTTTACTATACTTTTAGTACGGTGAAATATAATTACTTGCTTAATTCTTGTATTATTTTATCAGAGATATCTAATTTTGGATCTAGGAATAAAGCCGCTTGTTTGGTGATCACCAGATCATAACCATCACGCTTAGAGACGGTTTCAATGGCATTTTGTAATAATACTAACAGCTTGTTATTTTCTTCTTGACCACGACGTTGCTGATCTTCTTTAAACGCTTTGCCTTTTAATTTTAGCTGTGCATCTAATTCTTCTAATTTACGCACCAGTTTAGTTTGCTCTTGTGGTGTCATTAACGCTGCATCACGCTGACGTTTCTCGTTTAATGTAACCAATTCTTTTTGCAACTTATTTAGTTCTACAGCGCGCGTTTGGAATTCTTCGTTCAAACGTTTACCAATTGCTTCACGTTGTGGTAATTGCTGTAATATTTGACCGGCATCAACGACGGCATAACCAGCTGCACTGGCAGTAAATGATGCACCAAGTGCCAAGGCTAATGCTGTTGCTTTAATAATTTTTTTCATGTTAATCCCTAATTAGATTTAAACTTAAGGCGCACGTTCTGATACTGAACGTACGCATTTATTCAATATGCTTTGGCTTAGAAAGTGCTACCAATATTAAAGGTGAATACTTCTGTTTTGTCGCCTTCGTATTCTTTCAATGGCGTGGCCAATGAGAATACTAATGGGCCCATTGGTGATAGCCACTGTAAACTAACACCCACAGAGGCACGTATACGCGCAGGGTCAGAATAGTCACCAAAGTTGTCACAATTTCCTAAACAACTTCCGCTCGGATAGTCGCTGGAGTTAAACTCCGTATCCCATACTGAACCAGCATCAACAAATACCGTTGTACGTACAAGATTAGCGTATTCTTCGCTTAAAAATGGTGTTGGGAAAATTAGTTCAACACTACCCGTTGCTAGGGCATTACCACCAACCGAAGAGTCCGTCGCAACGTAGCCGGTATCACCAGGGTTACTCGGACCTGCGGTATTTTGTATGCCTTTTGGACTAATGGTATTACTGTTAAAACCACGTACCGAGTAGAAACCACCGGCATAGTAGTTTTCATAAAATGGTAAGATGTGATCATCACCATTGGATGTCTGACCATAACCATTACCATAAGCCACGCGACCACGCATCAATACTGACCAGCGATGGTTGCTTGATATCGGCACATAATACTTATTATCCAAGCTCATTTTAAAATACTGTACATCTGAACCAGGTACTGTCATGGTAAAGTTAGCTTTTTGTTCCGAACCCGATGTGGCAAATACCCCGCGATTTAAGGTACGGCGACGCCAAGATGCTGAAACATCAAAACCTTGGAATACGACAAAGCTACCGTCAGCATCAAAATCTTTATCATAAATATCCCAGAAAATCTGAGTTTGTGCATAGGTAGTAGTTTGCGAGATTTTATTCCATTCATAACCTAAACTAAAGCTCAGGGTATTGTTTTCGTTAACAGGGAAACCTAAGGTACCCGATACACCATAAGTACGGTTGTTATAATCGACAATGTCCGCTTCTGATGCTTCAAAGTCAGTGAAATAAAGTTTACCACCAAAGCTCACACCATCAACCGTAAAGTACGGGTCGGTATAATTTAAGCTGGCATTTTTCGAGTAGTCATTGGTACTAACACTGATACCCGCCTTATTACCGGTACCAAAGAAGTTATCCTGTTGAATACCGGCATTTAAACTTAAACCAGATTCTGAACCATAACCAATACCGGCATTAAATGAGCCTGCTGGTTGTTCTTTCACTTGCACATTAACGTCAACCACATCCATCTGACCCGGTACACGTACTGTATTAGTGTTCACGGTTTCAAAGAAACCAAGTTGGTTAAGACGCGTTTTAGAACGGTCAATTAAGCGGTTCGATAACCAAGTTCCTTCCATCTGACGCATTTCGCGACGCAGTACTTCATCTTTAGTGACATCATTACCGGCAAAGTTAATACGGCGCACATAAATACGCGGGCCCGGTTCAACCGCAATAGTGAGGTTAACCGTATGGTCTTCGTCATTTATTTCTGGATAGGTAGATACTTTTGGATATGCATAACCAAAGCGGCTTAAATAACGACTGAGGCTTTCTTCTGTTGCCGTGACACTGGCACCACTGTATAGCTCGCCTGAGTTAAGCGCTAATAAACCGCGTAACTCTTGTTCTTTATCGAGTAGATCACCGGTTAACACAATGTGACCGAGTTTATATTGCTCACCTTCATCCACTTTAAGGGTGATATAAATACCTTGTTTATCTGGCGTCATGGAAACTTGCGTTGATTCAGTTTTAAAACGGATATAACCCTTATCAACATAATGGCTACGCAGTTTCTCTAAATCACCAGCCAGCATTTGTTTTTGATACTGCTGATCAGCCATAAAGTTCCACCACGGCGTATGATCACTGAGCTCAAATATATTTTTTAATTCTGCGGTTGAGTAAACCGTGTTACCTAAAATATTGAGCTGTTTAATTTCCGCTGATTTACCTTCAACGAAACTAAATTTAATATCAATACGGTTACGTGGTAACGGGGTAATAATGGTATTTATTTTTGCGCTATAACGACCTGCGCCATAATAGAATTCCTGCAATCCCTGCTCTACCGAACGAATGATAGTGCGATCAATCGGCTCGCCAACACGAATGCCAGATGAATTAAGACTTTCTTGTAATTGTTCTTCTGGGATCGCCTCATTACCAACAAATTCAATGCTACTAATCGTCGGTAATTCAGTAACTTTAAAAACTAGCGTCGCACCATCACGGTACAGCTCAATATCATCAAAGTTGCCTGATGCGTATAATTTCTTCACGGCTAACGCGGTATCACTGCTGCTGACGCGATCACCTTCTCGCAGTGGAATATTCAATAATGCCGCACCGAGCGTTACACGTTGTAAGCCTTCGACTTGAATATCGTCAACAATGAAGCTATTTTCAGCAGCTGTCGCACTGGTAATTAAGCAAGCACTTGAAAGTAGTACGCCAACTATATATTTATTAATTATCATTCTGAGTAAATAATCCCTAAAACGTAATTCAATGACTTATAAACGAGCGAAGTCATTAAATAAGGCAAGTCCCGTTAATAGCATAATAATGACTGAACCAATTTTAAAACCAAACTCTTGGATCTTTTCAGATACAGGTCGACCGGTAATCAGTTCAAATGTGTAATACATTAGATGGCCACCATCTAGTACTGGCAGTGGCATTAAATTCATTAAGCCTAAATTAACACTAATCAAGGCAAGGAAACCTAAGAAATAAACCAAGCCATAATCCGCACTGGCGCCCGCACTTTTGGCAATAGAAATCGGTCCACTTAAGTTATTCAGCGAAATGTCACCGGTCACTAAACGGCCAATCATCTTAAATGTCAGCGCCGTAAGCTGCCAAGTTCGTTCCACAGACTGTTGTACTGAATCTAGAATACCATATTGAATATCAACAAGATAATCTTCAGGATAACTGGCAACCACAGGTGCAACGCCTAAATAACCTTTTAATACGCCATCGGCATCTGCTTTACCTTTTGGTGTCACATTCAATACTAATTGTTGGCCATTACGCAGTATGCTTATTGCTAATGTCTGGTCTGGACTATTTTGTATTTGATCAACTAGCATTAACCAACTATCAATAGGTTGCTCTGCTACTGCAATAATTTTATCGCCAGCCAATAGACCCGCCTTTTCACCGGCACTGCCTTTAATGACTTCAGCCAGTTCTTGACTCACCGCTGGTCGGTAAGGCGTTAACCCCATGCTGGTAATCGGTGACTCGCGCTCAGGATCAAACTGCCATTCACGTAAATCAACCTGTCGCGATACCGTATAGTGAGTGTCCTCAAGATATAACTGCATCGCCATAGATGGTTCACCCATGTGTTCAATTAACTTAAGACTAACGTCATTCCAATCTTGAACAGCTTGACCATCAATCGCAGTAATAATCGCTTTATTCGTCACACCAGCTTGCGCCATCACCGAATGCGGAGCTACATCACCAATCACTGGTTTTACACTCGGTACGCCGATCATGAACATCAGCCAAAAAGCCACAATGGCTAACGCGAAGTTTGCTAACGGCCCAGCAGCAACAATGGCGATCCTGGCTAATACCGGTTTACGATTAAAGGATTGTGATTTTAATTCTTCAGGTACGTCATCAACGCGTTCATCAAGCATCTTAACAAAGCCGCCTAATGGGATCATGGCGACAGCATATTCAGTACCGTCTTTACCGGTACGCATCCATAGCGTTTTACCAAAACCAATCGAAAAACGTAATACTTTAACGCCACAGCGACGTGCTACCCAAAAGTGACCAAACTCGTGTATAGCAACTAAAATGCCTAGGGCAATAATGAATGCACCTAGATTCCATAAAGACGATATCATTTTGCGACTCTGCTTATTGTTTGTTGGGCGTCGATTCGCGCCATGGCATCAATATCAATCAAGGCATCAATACTGTTCGCTGCAGAAATACTTAAACGTTCCAAAACGCTGGCATTGACACGGGCAATATCGGTGAAACCAATTTGCCCCGTTAAGAAGGCATCTACCGCAATTTCATTCGCTGCATTTAACGTGGTGGTTGCCGCTTGACCTTGATAACAAGCATCTATGGCTAATTTCAAACAAGGGTAACGGGTATAATCAGGTTTCAAGAAGGTCAATTCACCCATTTCGAAGAAATCGAGTGGTTTAACACCTGAAGGGATGCGCTGAGGATAAGCCATTGCATGGGCAATTGGCGTACACATATCCGGTTCCCCCATTTGTGCTAACACTGAACCATCAGTATATTGCACCATAGAGTGGATCACAGACTGAGGATGGATAACCACTTGGATCTGCGCTTCGTCAGCATTAAATAACCACTTAGCTTCAATATACTCTAAGCCTTTATTCATCATGGTCGCTGAATCAACTGAGATTTTCTGACCCATAGACCAGTTAGGATGCGCACAAGCCTGTGCCGGCGTCACCGCAGCTAAATCTGCAATATCGCTATAACGGAATGGACCACCAGAACCGGTTAATAATATTTTACTGATGCCCTCTGCAACAAGGTTACAAAAACCCAAGTTGCTTTGCACAGCCAAAGGCATCGCTTGGAATATGGCATTGTGTTCACTATCAATCGGTAATAATTGCGCGCCACTGGCTTTTACTTCTTGCATAAATAAAGCGCCAGACATCACTAGCGCTTCTTTATTGGCCAGCAAAATACGTTTACCAGCACGCACTGCAGCTAACGTAGGCATTAGTCCTGCGGCACCAACAATCGCCGCCATCACCATGTCACTCTCATCAAGCGCTGCAACCTGGCATAAGGCGTCCATCCCAGATAACACCTCAGTAGAGCAGTTAAGTGATTTTAGTTGTTGCGCTAACTGGCTTGCGGCAACATCATTAAGCATTACGGCATAACAAGGTTTAAATTCTAAACATTGCGCCAGCATCTCAGTGACATTACTATTCGCCGTTAAAGCCTGTATCCGAAAGCGCTCAGGATTATTACGAACAACTGTAAGGGTACTTTTACCAATCGAGCCGGTGGCACCCAGTATCGTTAATCCAATCACAATAACGCTCCCTTAAAAACAAACTAAATAAATAACAGCAAATACCGGTAATGCAGCCGTTAAGCTATCAATACGATCTAAAATGCCGCCGTGACCAGGTAATAACGTTCCACTGTCTTTTACACCCGCTTCACGTTTAAACATACTCTCGTTAAGATCACCTAATGTTGATGAAATTGACGTGATAAAGCACGTGAACAGGATTATGACAAACTTAGTGCTATCAAGTTCCCCTGAAGGTGAAACCGTCATCACAACTGCAGCAATTAGCGCGATAAGCATAGATACAACAACACCACCCAAAAAGCCTTCTCGGGTTTTACCCGGGCTTACTCTTGGTGCTAATTTATTTTTACCAAATTTCTTGCCAGTAAAGTAAGCACCTGAATCTGCGCCCCATACTAAGAACATCACTAGCATCACTAACCATGCACCAGCCAGTGGATCATGGAAATATTGATAAGAACGCAGTGCTAGCATTGCCCAAAAAAATGGCACTAAGGTAACAATACCAAAGACGACTTTCACTAAGGTATTCTTAGTCCACGCTTTAGCGCTGTTTGGATAAGTTAATACTAATGCTGCGCAAATTAACCACCACACAGCACCGACAGTCAAAATACCACTGACTAAGGGTACTAACACAGTTTCATTATTATCCGTCACTTGCCAGATATGACGTACATCGGGTGGAATAACTAATAATGTCGCACCCAGAATAAGTGAGTAACCAACGATAAGCGCATTCGGTAATTTACTGTTATTCTTATCGACCAATACCGCCCACTCTTTGGTTGCTAAGATAAACACACCTGCGATTGCAAGTGCGAACCACTGTAGAG encodes:
- the rnhB gene encoding ribonuclease HII, whose translation is MYDEIIYPEGKLVAGVDEVGRGPLVGDVVTAAVILDPNNPIIGLTDSKKLSEKKRQLLFPEIKEKALAWSIGRCSPEEIDELNILQATMLAMQRAVAGLPIQPEHVFIDGNRCPALPMSAEAIVKGDLRVAEISAASILAKVVRDAEMEELDKRFPEYGFAQHKGYPTKAHMEKLAELGPTEEYRKSFKPVQRALGLLK
- the lpxB gene encoding lipid-A-disaccharide synthase, producing the protein MTTKPLRIGIIAGEVSGDILAAALIKEIKSRHPDAIFEGIAGPRMQALGFNTLFEMEELSVFGLVEVLGRLPRLFKVKREVLAHFKQNPPDIFIGVDAPDFNIPIELKLKADGIKTVHYVSPSVWAWRQKRVFKIKKAVDMVLAFLPFEKAFYDEYDVPCRFIGHTMADSIPLAGADKQAAISELKLDPKQRYVAILPGSRAGEVGLLSASFLETAILLKQRFSDLQFVIPMVNEERKAQFLAIKQEVAPDLDVIILDGHAREAMAVADAVLLASGTAALETMLMKRAMVVGYRVKPLTYKIMLRLMKAPFVSLPNLLAKKEIVAERLQDDCQPEILAEEMAKLLTTDNAALIKHFTELHEQIRCNADKQAADAVLELINDNNIPAVEQVTKNV
- the lpxA gene encoding acyl-ACP--UDP-N-acetylglucosamine O-acyltransferase, translating into MIHETAIVHEGAKIGNNVKIGPWTIVGENVEIGDDCVIASHVVINGPCKIGKANRFFQFGSIGEECQDLKYAGENTRLEIGDNNVFREGVTIHRGTVQDQGLTKIGSNSLFMVNTHVAHDVIIGDNCIFANNATLAGHVHIGDYVIFGGHAAIHQFGKVGSHAFVAGGSVIIKDIPPYVMASGHHAKPFGINSEGLKRRGFDADAIKAVKRAYRIVFRQGNTVAEALAALAESANEQPSVALFTEFLKTNERGIIR
- the fabZ gene encoding 3-hydroxyacyl-ACP dehydratase FabZ; this encodes MSEQKNTIEIREIMSLLPHRFPFLLVDRVLDYVPGKSIHAIKNVSVNEPQFTGHFPTNPIFPGVLILEALAQASGLLGYKSDGGPADNELYYFAGIDKARFRKPVVPGDVLHLHIELIKERRGIGRFTAIAKVDGKVVCDAEIMCAKREAN
- the lpxD gene encoding UDP-3-O-(3-hydroxymyristoyl)glucosamine N-acyltransferase — translated: MAMTLQQIATAIQAELHGDGSIEISTINSMQNAQPGSITFLSDSKYSAQLATVAASAVIVKPDDLAACNTNALVMKNPYVGFALVAQLLDTTPAPATDIASSAVIADDVVLGENVAIGANAVIETGVTLADNVVIGAGCFVGKNTIIGQSTKLWANVTIYHNIAIGSDCLIQSGAVIGADGFGYANDGGRWIKIPQLGRVIIGDRVEIGACTTIDRGALDNTIISDGVILDNQCQVGHNVEIGENTAISGGTLLAGSLKLGKQCMIGGGSVINGHMEITDNVNITGMSMVMRPIDKAGLYSSGIPAQANREWRRQTARVMKIDDMHKRLSKLEKSS
- a CDS encoding OmpH family outer membrane protein; translation: MKKIIKATALALALGASFTASAAGYAVVDAGQILQQLPQREAIGKRLNEEFQTRAVELNKLQKELVTLNEKRQRDAALMTPQEQTKLVRKLEELDAQLKLKGKAFKEDQQRRGQEENNKLLVLLQNAIETVSKRDGYDLVITKQAALFLDPKLDISDKIIQELSK
- the bamA gene encoding outer membrane protein assembly factor BamA; the encoded protein is MIINKYIVGVLLSSACLITSATAAENSFIVDDIQVEGLQRVTLGAALLNIPLREGDRVSSSDTALAVKKLYASGNFDDIELYRDGATLVFKVTELPTISSIEFVGNEAIPEEQLQESLNSSGIRVGEPIDRTIIRSVEQGLQEFYYGAGRYSAKINTIITPLPRNRIDIKFSFVEGKSAEIKQLNILGNTVYSTAELKNIFELSDHTPWWNFMADQQYQKQMLAGDLEKLRSHYVDKGYIRFKTESTQVSMTPDKQGIYITLKVDEGEQYKLGHIVLTGDLLDKEQELRGLLALNSGELYSGASVTATEESLSRYLSRFGYAYPKVSTYPEINDEDHTVNLTIAVEPGPRIYVRRINFAGNDVTKDEVLRREMRQMEGTWLSNRLIDRSKTRLNQLGFFETVNTNTVRVPGQMDVVDVNVQVKEQPAGSFNAGIGYGSESGLSLNAGIQQDNFFGTGNKAGISVSTNDYSKNASLNYTDPYFTVDGVSFGGKLYFTDFEASEADIVDYNNRTYGVSGTLGFPVNENNTLSFSLGYEWNKISQTTTYAQTQIFWDIYDKDFDADGSFVVFQGFDVSASWRRRTLNRGVFATSGSEQKANFTMTVPGSDVQYFKMSLDNKYYVPISSNHRWSVLMRGRVAYGNGYGQTSNGDDHILPFYENYYAGGFYSVRGFNSNTISPKGIQNTAGPSNPGDTGYVATDSSVGGNALATGSVELIFPTPFLSEEYANLVRTTVFVDAGSVWDTEFNSSDYPSGSCLGNCDNFGDYSDPARIRASVGVSLQWLSPMGPLVFSLATPLKEYEGDKTEVFTFNIGSTF
- the rseP gene encoding sigma E protease regulator RseP; protein product: MISSLWNLGAFIIALGILVAIHEFGHFWVARRCGVKVLRFSIGFGKTLWMRTGKDGTEYAVAMIPLGGFVKMLDERVDDVPEELKSQSFNRKPVLARIAIVAAGPLANFALAIVAFWLMFMIGVPSVKPVIGDVAPHSVMAQAGVTNKAIITAIDGQAVQDWNDVSLKLIEHMGEPSMAMQLYLEDTHYTVSRQVDLREWQFDPERESPITSMGLTPYRPAVSQELAEVIKGSAGEKAGLLAGDKIIAVAEQPIDSWLMLVDQIQNSPDQTLAISILRNGQQLVLNVTPKGKADADGVLKGYLGVAPVVASYPEDYLVDIQYGILDSVQQSVERTWQLTALTFKMIGRLVTGDISLNNLSGPISIAKSAGASADYGLVYFLGFLALISVNLGLMNLMPLPVLDGGHLMYYTFELITGRPVSEKIQEFGFKIGSVIIMLLTGLALFNDFARL